The following proteins are encoded in a genomic region of Dyadobacter sp. UC 10:
- a CDS encoding aspartyl protease family protein, which produces MKTSKWLLIAIILFISRNTLAHTEDIPPVSEEKYGYFLEKNHKTARIPFELHSNLILLYVKINDTDSLRFILDTGVSSIIITDPYVLKPDKLRLTRKVNLTGAGEGKSISAHVAIDNKFSMGRLKANHQNIVVLEQDFLRLSEYVGVPVHGIFGYEVFNNFVVTIDFSRKELILMYPDKYKYKPKKGDKHPLIIEDTKPFTDAVTLFADGREHPIRVLIDTGAGHALLLNNTRKETFRLPEKVIRAQLGRGLNGVINGNLGRIDKVRLGRFQMENIVASFPDSAGFGAKIKMGTERQGNIGCELLRRFKVTMNYQEQYMVLKPVKSRLREKFEHDMSGMEIRAEGRDLRSYIVNHIIDDSPASKAGLLEGDQLLFIDDQSASDLNVSEIYKLMQRGDGKNIDLLVKRNGDIFFTQITLRRMI; this is translated from the coding sequence ATGAAAACGTCTAAGTGGTTACTGATAGCGATCATACTTTTCATAAGCCGCAATACACTCGCTCATACCGAAGATATTCCCCCAGTTTCCGAGGAAAAATATGGTTATTTTTTAGAAAAAAACCATAAAACCGCCCGCATACCTTTTGAGTTGCATTCCAACCTGATCTTGCTTTACGTCAAGATCAACGATACTGATTCACTGCGTTTTATCCTGGATACCGGTGTCAGCTCGATCATCATTACCGACCCTTATGTGCTGAAACCCGACAAGTTGCGTTTGACCAGGAAAGTTAATCTTACCGGAGCAGGGGAGGGTAAGTCTATTTCGGCGCATGTAGCGATCGATAATAAGTTTTCGATGGGCAGGCTCAAAGCCAATCACCAGAATATCGTTGTGCTCGAACAGGACTTTTTAAGGCTCTCCGAGTACGTCGGGGTGCCGGTACATGGCATTTTCGGTTATGAGGTTTTCAATAATTTCGTCGTAACGATCGATTTTTCGAGAAAAGAGCTGATCCTGATGTACCCTGACAAGTACAAATACAAGCCTAAAAAAGGTGATAAGCACCCGCTGATCATTGAAGATACCAAACCGTTTACTGATGCGGTAACCCTGTTTGCCGACGGCCGTGAACATCCGATCCGCGTATTGATTGACACCGGCGCCGGGCATGCATTGTTACTTAATAACACCCGAAAAGAGACTTTCCGGCTCCCTGAAAAGGTAATCCGCGCCCAGCTGGGCAGGGGATTGAACGGGGTGATCAATGGAAATCTTGGCAGGATTGACAAAGTACGTTTGGGCAGATTTCAGATGGAAAATATCGTAGCTTCATTTCCGGATAGTGCAGGATTCGGGGCCAAAATAAAGATGGGCACCGAGCGCCAGGGGAATATTGGCTGTGAACTGCTGCGCCGGTTTAAAGTGACGATGAATTACCAGGAGCAATATATGGTCCTGAAACCTGTAAAAAGCCGCCTCCGCGAGAAATTTGAACACGATATGAGCGGAATGGAAATTCGGGCGGAAGGCCGGGATTTGCGCTCCTATATTGTAAATCATATTATAGATGATTCGCCTGCGTCAAAAGCGGGTTTGCTGGAAGGTGACCAGCTGCTCTTTATCGACGACCAATCTGCCTCCGACCTGAATGTGAGCGAAATTTATAAACTCATGCAGCGTGGCGATGGAAAGAACATCGACTTGCTGGTTAAACGTAACGGGGACATTTTCTTTACCCAGATTACCCTGCGTAGAATGATTTAA